The following coding sequences are from one Humulus lupulus chromosome X, drHumLupu1.1, whole genome shotgun sequence window:
- the LOC133805801 gene encoding plastidic glucose transporter 4-like, giving the protein MALMAEKSIKTLNGKERVAEVIRDLSAGSQGSTKPDAGWFDLFSTRYWKVVSVGATLFLFQQLAGINAVVYYSTSVFRSVGIASDVAASALVGAANVFGTAVASSLMDRQGRKSPLITSFGGMAASMMLLSLSFTWKVLAPYSGPLAVLGTVLQVFTFHGSL; this is encoded by the exons ATGGCTTTGATGG CTGAAAAATCTATCAAAACATTAAATGGAAAGGAGAGAGTTGCTGAGGTTATCCGAGATTTATCAGCTGGAAGCCAAGGCTCGACTAAACCTGACGCAGGCTGGTTTGATCTGTTTAGTACCCGCTATTGGAAAG TTGTTAGCGTTGGTGCAACACTTTTCTTGTTTCAACAGTTGGCTGGGATCAATGCTGTTGTATACTATTCAACTTCTGTATTCCGTAGTGTGGGGATTGCCTCTGATGTTGCAGCAAGTGCTCTTGTTGGAGCCGCAAATGTCTTTG GCACAGCTGTTGCATCATCCTTGATGGATAGACAAGGAAGAAAGAGTCCTCTAATCACAAGCTTTGGTGGAATG GCTGCCTCTATGATGCTGCTTTCTCTGTCCTTTACTTGGAAGGTTCTGGCACCATATTCTGGCCCCCTTGCTGTTCTTGGGACTGTTCTGCAAGTTTTTACTTTTCATGGCAGCCTTTGA